In the genome of Polynucleobacter sp. TSB-Sco08W16, the window AACTGCTGATACCAAGGCTGATCTCATGAAGCCCGTACTTCTTATGTTGAAACTTTTTGTCATACATTCTCCGTAGTAAATAAAAAATCCACGAACACAAAGTGCGCGTGGATCGTTTACAACGAAGGGATTAATTTTAAGTTGACGGGCTTACAGTGGGTTGGCTAGAAAACCAGAATTTGCCTCCAACCACTCAATATAGCGTCCTACACCTTGCTCAACATTTAAGAAGGGCTCTGTGTAGCCAGCAGCACGCAGCTTGGTTAAATCCGCTTGAGTGAAGCACTGGTATTTGCCTTTGAGCGCTTCCGGGAATGGGATGTATTCAATGACCTTTTCTTTTACCAACTCTTGCAGGGTTGCCGCTTGGGCCTTATCTAGCTTACGCATAGTATTTGCTACTGCATGCGCCACATCATTAAAGGGTTGTGCGCGACCACTGCCTAAATTAAAGATGCCACTAATTTCAGGATGCTCTAGGAAGAAGAGATTTACTTTGACTACGTCCTCTACAGAGACAAAGTCACGGCTCTGCTCTCCGGCAGCATAGCCGCCATATTCACCAAATAGCTTTACATGGCCATTGGCTTTGTATTGATGATATTGATGGAATGCAACTGATGCCATGCGACCTTTGTGTGATTCACGGGGTCCATAGACATTGAAGTAACGAAATCCCACTACTTGCGCTGTGTTGGCATTTTCAGAAAAACGCTTTCGCATCACCTGATCAAATAAGAATTTGGAGTAGCCATAGATATTAAGTGGCTTCTCATGCTCACGACTCTCCACAAACACATCGGAGCCACCATAAGTAGCTGCTGAAGATGCATACAGAAGCTGAACTTTTTGAGCCGTACAAATATCGAGCAAATCCATGGTGTAGCGATAGTTATTCGCCATCATAAAGATGCCATCAGTTTCCATGGTGTCGGAGCAAGCCCCCTCATGAAACACGGCCTTTACCTTGCCTAAGCGACCGCTTCTGAAGGCTTCTAGAAATTCATCTTTATCGAGATAGTCAACGATATCTAGATCGGCTAGATTACGATACTTATCTGCAGGACGTAAGTCATCAACTGCAATAATATTTTTCTCGCCACGCGCATTGAGCGCCTGGACAATATTTGCGCCAATAAAACCGGCGGCGCCAGTTACGATAATAGTCACTGTAATTCCTCTGAAGTAACGGTAGCAGTACCCAACTTACCAACCACAATACCACCAGCCCGATTAGCTAATGCCATCGCTTTTTCTAAAGGCCACTTAGCAGCTAATGCTACAGCCAAGGTTGCAATCACTGTATCCCCAGCACCAGAGACATCAAATACCTCTCTGGCTTGCGCCTTGACGTGACTGACACCAGCCTCGGTATACAAACTCATTCCCTCTTCAGAGCGAGTCAACAGCAATGCCTGAAGATTAAGAGATTTTCTGAGATCTTGCGCTCTTTTACTTAAATCTTCTTCGCTAGTCCATTGCCCAACTACTTGGCGCAACTCGCTACGATTCGGGGTTAAGACAGTGGCGCCACGATACTTTTCATAATCCTCGCCCTTAGGGTCAACCAGGATTACTTTATTTTGTGCTCTTGCCTGCTCAATCATGTGGGCGACTTGACCCAAAGCGCCCTTGCCATAATCCGACAAAATAATGACATCAGCAGACCCGACCAGTTTTTCAAAACGCTCTAATTTATGGGCCAATGCTTTTTCACTGGGCGTTTCTTCAAAATCCAAACGAATGAGTTGCTGTTGACGTGCAATCACACGCAACTTCACAATGGTTGGCACTTCTGCATCAATTTCCAATTGACTATCAACACCACCGGACTTGAGCAAATCAATGACCCGTTGACCTGGCTCATCTTGACCAACAATTCCGAGAATGGTGGTTTGCGCACCTAAGGCAGCGACGT includes:
- the rfaD gene encoding ADP-glyceromanno-heptose 6-epimerase gives rise to the protein MTIIVTGAAGFIGANIVQALNARGEKNIIAVDDLRPADKYRNLADLDIVDYLDKDEFLEAFRSGRLGKVKAVFHEGACSDTMETDGIFMMANNYRYTMDLLDICTAQKVQLLYASSAATYGGSDVFVESREHEKPLNIYGYSKFLFDQVMRKRFSENANTAQVVGFRYFNVYGPRESHKGRMASVAFHQYHQYKANGHVKLFGEYGGYAAGEQSRDFVSVEDVVKVNLFFLEHPEISGIFNLGSGRAQPFNDVAHAVANTMRKLDKAQAATLQELVKEKVIEYIPFPEALKGKYQCFTQADLTKLRAAGYTEPFLNVEQGVGRYIEWLEANSGFLANPL
- the rfaE1 gene encoding D-glycero-beta-D-manno-heptose-7-phosphate kinase yields the protein MEKASREQFSKARLLVVGDVMLDRYWFGDTHRISPEAPVPVVQVGKIDERLGGAANVARNVAALGAQTTILGIVGQDEPGQRVIDLLKSGGVDSQLEIDAEVPTIVKLRVIARQQQLIRLDFEETPSEKALAHKLERFEKLVGSADVIILSDYGKGALGQVAHMIEQARAQNKVILVDPKGEDYEKYRGATVLTPNRSELRQVVGQWTSEEDLSKRAQDLRKSLNLQALLLTRSEEGMSLYTEAGVSHVKAQAREVFDVSGAGDTVIATLAVALAAKWPLEKAMALANRAGGIVVGKLGTATVTSEELQ